One genomic window of Bradyrhizobium sp. B124 includes the following:
- a CDS encoding Lrp/AsnC family transcriptional regulator, which translates to MQELDAIDLKILKHLQRDASLSNVELAARVGLSPSPCLARVKQLEASGVILRRVALLDPVRFGSALSVFIHVALEKQTEPKLQAFEKSMANLPEVMECYLMSGDSDYLVRVVVRDVVALQQFIVEKLAKTSGVANIRSSFALKQVKYNTELPIETLVNLKPGKSGARKPR; encoded by the coding sequence ATTCAAGAACTGGACGCGATCGACCTCAAAATACTCAAGCACTTGCAGCGTGACGCCAGCCTGTCGAATGTAGAGCTGGCGGCACGGGTCGGCCTTTCGCCGTCTCCCTGCCTGGCGCGTGTCAAGCAACTCGAGGCGTCCGGCGTCATCTTGCGTCGTGTTGCGCTACTCGATCCGGTGCGTTTCGGCTCCGCTCTCAGTGTCTTCATTCATGTGGCGCTCGAGAAACAAACGGAGCCAAAACTTCAGGCCTTCGAGAAATCCATGGCGAACTTGCCGGAGGTGATGGAATGCTACCTGATGTCCGGCGACTCGGACTATTTGGTGCGCGTTGTGGTGCGAGACGTGGTTGCCCTGCAGCAATTCATCGTCGAGAAGCTAGCCAAGACCTCTGGCGTCGCGAATATCCGATCGAGCTTCGCGCTCAAGCAGGTCAAATACAACACCGAACTCCCGATCGAGACGCTGGTGAATCTCAAGCCTGGCAAATCAGGGGCGCGAAAGCCACGATGA
- the mdeB gene encoding alpha-ketoglutarate dehydrogenase encodes MIHDVEKIRQAVASAAVDADPSETADWLASLATLYRNGGAERARFVLSALDTRAKELGVISAAPPFSPYRNSIPLESQPPYPGDIDIETRITAIIRWNALAMVVRANKAYGELGGHIASYASAAEIFELGFNHFFRASNGGSGGDIVYFQPHSSPGVYARAFLEGRLTEQHLKHYRQELTGSGLSSYPHPWLMPDFWQVPTGSMGIGPISAVYQARFMRYLQNRGLAETENRHVWGVFGDGEMDEPESIAGLSIAAREGLDNLTFIINCNLQRLDGPVRGNGQVIQELEMLFRGAGWGVIKVLWGSEWDHIFARDTEHALLRRFAATVDGKYQTLGAKDGAYNLANFFDEDPEVRALVSHMSDGEVDALRRGGHDFRKLFSAFAAAKATKGRPTVILAKTKKGFGMGGAGESRMTSHQAKKLDVDALYAFRDRFSLPLSDEQVERLEFYRPEENSAELKYLRQRREALGGFLPSRKRTAPSVRVPELESYAEFALKSDGKEMSTTMAVVRLFSNLLKDKQVGPRVVPIVADEARTFGMANLFRQVGIYSPVGQLYEPEDAGSMLYYKEAVDGQLLEEGITEAGAISSWTAAATSYSVHGLKLLPFYIYYSMFGFQRVGDLIWAAADQRSRGFLIGATAGRTTLGGEGLQHQDGSSHVVAATVPNCRAYDPAFSYEVAVILDHGMRAMLEEDRDEFYYLTVMNENYSQPSMPQGIEADIVKGLYRFAHSAKKADLPSVRLVGSGAILPEVIQAGKMLESEWGIACEFWSATSFSELARDAREVERRNRLNPLTEPVASHVATCLPGQVPVIAASDYVRAYPQLIAPYIEAPFTVLGTDGFGRSDTRAALRAFFEVDRHQVVVAALSALARSGVIDRQQVADAISRYGVAVGAPSPWSV; translated from the coding sequence ATGATTCACGATGTCGAGAAGATTCGCCAGGCCGTGGCGTCCGCGGCCGTCGACGCCGACCCTTCGGAAACGGCAGACTGGTTGGCCTCCCTGGCGACGCTGTACCGCAATGGCGGTGCCGAGCGGGCTCGCTTTGTCCTTTCGGCACTGGACACGCGGGCAAAGGAGCTCGGCGTCATCTCGGCGGCGCCACCCTTCTCTCCTTATCGCAATTCCATCCCGCTGGAATCGCAACCGCCATATCCAGGCGACATCGACATCGAAACGCGCATCACGGCCATCATACGCTGGAACGCGTTGGCCATGGTCGTCCGCGCCAACAAGGCCTATGGCGAGCTTGGCGGGCACATCGCGAGCTACGCCTCGGCGGCTGAAATCTTCGAGCTCGGCTTCAATCACTTTTTTCGTGCCTCAAACGGCGGATCAGGCGGAGACATCGTCTACTTTCAACCGCACTCATCGCCAGGCGTCTACGCGCGCGCGTTTCTGGAAGGTCGCCTGACGGAGCAGCACCTCAAGCATTATCGCCAGGAGCTGACCGGCAGTGGACTATCCTCCTATCCCCACCCATGGCTGATGCCAGATTTCTGGCAGGTGCCGACCGGCTCGATGGGCATCGGGCCGATCAGTGCCGTCTACCAGGCCCGCTTCATGAGGTATCTCCAGAACAGGGGCCTGGCTGAAACGGAGAACCGCCATGTCTGGGGCGTGTTCGGCGACGGAGAGATGGACGAGCCGGAATCGATCGCGGGGCTTTCGATTGCCGCGCGCGAGGGTCTGGACAACCTCACCTTCATCATCAACTGCAACCTTCAGCGCCTCGATGGGCCGGTTCGCGGCAACGGTCAGGTCATCCAGGAGCTGGAGATGCTGTTTCGCGGCGCCGGCTGGGGCGTGATCAAGGTCCTGTGGGGATCGGAATGGGATCATATCTTCGCCCGCGACACCGAACACGCGCTGCTTCGCCGCTTTGCCGCAACCGTCGATGGCAAGTATCAGACCCTGGGCGCAAAGGACGGCGCGTACAATCTGGCGAACTTCTTTGACGAAGATCCGGAAGTGCGAGCATTGGTCTCTCACATGTCGGACGGAGAGGTCGACGCGCTTCGGCGAGGCGGTCACGACTTCCGCAAACTGTTTTCTGCCTTTGCCGCTGCCAAGGCCACAAAAGGCAGGCCCACGGTCATTCTCGCGAAGACCAAAAAGGGCTTCGGCATGGGAGGTGCCGGCGAGTCGCGCATGACCTCCCACCAGGCGAAGAAACTGGATGTCGATGCACTCTATGCCTTCCGGGATCGGTTCTCTCTTCCATTGAGCGATGAACAGGTCGAGCGCCTTGAGTTCTATCGGCCGGAAGAGAACAGCGCCGAGCTGAAGTATCTGCGGCAACGCCGCGAGGCGCTCGGCGGATTTCTTCCGTCCAGGAAACGAACAGCACCGTCGGTCCGCGTCCCCGAACTCGAGAGCTACGCCGAGTTTGCTCTGAAAAGCGACGGCAAGGAAATGTCGACCACGATGGCCGTGGTGCGGCTGTTTTCCAATCTGCTCAAGGATAAGCAGGTCGGCCCGCGGGTCGTGCCCATTGTCGCGGACGAAGCGCGAACGTTCGGAATGGCAAACCTGTTCAGACAGGTTGGGATCTATTCGCCGGTCGGGCAGCTGTACGAACCGGAAGATGCCGGTTCGATGCTCTACTACAAGGAAGCAGTCGACGGCCAACTGCTCGAAGAGGGGATCACCGAAGCGGGGGCGATTTCGTCCTGGACCGCCGCGGCCACCTCGTACAGCGTGCACGGTTTGAAGCTGCTACCGTTCTATATCTACTATTCGATGTTCGGATTTCAGCGTGTTGGCGACCTCATTTGGGCCGCGGCTGATCAGCGTTCGCGGGGCTTTTTGATCGGCGCCACCGCGGGACGCACCACTCTCGGCGGCGAAGGGCTCCAGCATCAGGACGGATCCAGTCACGTCGTGGCGGCGACCGTTCCCAACTGTAGAGCGTACGATCCGGCGTTCTCCTACGAAGTCGCAGTGATCCTCGACCACGGCATGCGGGCCATGCTCGAGGAGGACCGTGATGAATTCTACTACTTGACGGTCATGAACGAGAACTATTCGCAGCCGTCGATGCCGCAGGGCATCGAGGCGGATATCGTCAAGGGCCTGTACCGTTTTGCGCACAGCGCGAAGAAGGCAGACCTGCCGAGCGTACGATTGGTGGGCTCTGGCGCGATCCTGCCTGAGGTGATCCAGGCCGGCAAGATGCTGGAGAGCGAGTGGGGCATTGCCTGCGAGTTCTGGTCCGCCACCAGTTTCTCCGAGCTTGCGCGCGATGCGCGCGAAGTCGAAAGACGAAATCGCCTCAATCCGTTGACGGAACCGGTTGCGAGCCACGTGGCCACGTGCCTGCCGGGCCAGGTGCCCGTCATCGCAGCATCCGACTATGTGCGCGCATATCCCCAGCTCATTGCGCCCTATATTGAAGCTCCCTTCACCGTTTTGGGCACCGACGGGTTTGGCCGCAGTGACACGCGCGCGGCGCTCAGAGCGTTTTTCGAGGTCGATCGCCATCAAGTGGTGGTTGCCGCCCTATCTGCTCTGGCGCGTTCCGGCGTGATCGACAGGCAGCAGGTCGCGGACGCGATTTCGCGTTATGGCGTAGCGGTTGGCGCTCCTTCGCCGTGGTCCGTCTGA
- a CDS encoding 2-oxo acid dehydrogenase subunit E2, which produces MTRQVDVVLPDIGDYKDVPVIEINVKVGDSVSIDTPLLSIESDKATMEVPSPFAGVIRELKVAVGSRVSQGSPLMLLDQQASSANPPAEPATIEPIPAAAAPTPAPKPAEKSRLEPAASNADAMAHATPSVRAFARELGVDLGKVTPSGAKGRILRQDVAAYVKRGLGSAASPQLMAGGGGLAEWPKVDFAKFGPVERAALSRIQKIAGANLSRNWHVIPHVTNFDKADVTDAEAFRQSVNDGGGQGAKLTMVSLLIKASALALKAFPRFNSSLDGEELVLKKYVHIGFAVDTPNGLMVPVIRDCDRKGLFEIAAEMRALADKAVSGTLPIGDMQGGCFSVSSLGGVGGCGFTPIINAPEVAILGAGRSATEAIWDGNAFKPRLILPISLSWDHRVVDGVAAAKFLSFVAAAISDLRRFAL; this is translated from the coding sequence ATGACGAGACAGGTGGATGTCGTTCTGCCGGACATCGGCGACTATAAAGATGTGCCGGTCATCGAGATCAACGTAAAGGTCGGCGATTCCGTTTCGATCGACACGCCGTTGCTCTCAATCGAATCAGACAAGGCCACGATGGAAGTGCCATCTCCGTTCGCGGGCGTGATACGGGAGCTGAAGGTGGCGGTCGGCAGTCGGGTTTCGCAAGGCAGCCCACTCATGCTGCTCGACCAGCAGGCCTCCTCGGCCAATCCTCCCGCTGAGCCTGCCACGATCGAGCCAATTCCGGCCGCTGCTGCGCCAACCCCGGCTCCCAAACCCGCGGAGAAGAGCCGGCTTGAGCCGGCAGCGTCCAATGCGGACGCTATGGCGCATGCCACGCCGTCGGTCAGGGCGTTCGCGCGCGAGCTGGGTGTGGATCTCGGGAAGGTGACGCCGAGCGGCGCAAAAGGACGGATCCTGCGGCAGGACGTTGCCGCATATGTCAAGCGGGGGCTCGGTTCAGCTGCGTCTCCGCAGCTGATGGCAGGCGGTGGTGGGCTTGCCGAATGGCCCAAGGTGGACTTCGCAAAGTTCGGTCCGGTCGAGCGTGCTGCGCTATCGAGAATTCAGAAGATCGCCGGCGCGAACCTGTCGCGGAACTGGCATGTCATTCCTCATGTCACGAACTTCGACAAGGCCGACGTGACAGATGCTGAGGCATTCCGTCAGAGCGTGAACGACGGGGGAGGACAGGGTGCCAAGCTCACCATGGTCTCTCTTCTTATCAAGGCTTCCGCGCTCGCGCTCAAGGCATTCCCGCGATTCAATTCATCGCTGGACGGTGAAGAGCTCGTTCTGAAAAAGTATGTTCACATCGGATTCGCCGTCGACACGCCGAACGGCCTCATGGTGCCGGTTATCAGGGATTGCGACAGAAAGGGGCTCTTCGAGATCGCAGCGGAGATGCGCGCATTGGCCGACAAGGCAGTCTCGGGAACCCTTCCCATAGGAGACATGCAGGGCGGCTGTTTCTCGGTATCTTCGCTGGGCGGTGTCGGCGGCTGCGGATTTACACCGATTATCAATGCCCCTGAAGTGGCAATCCTTGGCGCGGGACGATCGGCGACCGAGGCAATCTGGGACGGGAACGCTTTCAAGCCGAGGCTGATCCTGCCCATCAGTCTGTCCTGGGATCATCGGGTCGTCGATGGTGTTGCAGCAGCGAAATTCTTAAGCTTCGTCGCCGCTGCCATCAGTGACCTGCGTCGGTTTGCGCTCTGA
- the lpdA gene encoding dihydrolipoyl dehydrogenase: MTQISEIRVPDIGDFKDVAVIEVLIKTGQIIVEDEALLTVESEKATMEIPSPSAGRIESVTVKVGDKVSQGTVIAKIVGSKPASAEDRVAVQLKSHDPQLAAEFDLVVVGAGPGGYSAAFRAADLGMKVALIERYDVLGGVCLNVGCIPSKALLHVAGVKEEAQRIASSGIRFDPPVIDLDALRSFKSATVKRLTDGLSQMAKARKVEIVHGSAKFESPIRLSVTSGGGETRAVGFKTCVIAAGSSAVRLPMMPKDPRIVDSTGALQLREVPRRMLVIGGGIIGLEMATVYSALGARVDVVERLPELLSGVDPDAVAIWRKRNAHRFDHVWLGASVESAEIVNDEVVVTIKGGVLERHSYDLVLQSAGRTPNSDALGLSSIGLEPDQRGFLAVDKQMRTSVPNIFAIGDIVGGPMLAHKAVHEGHVAAEAAAGQKSYFDASVIPSVAYTDPEIAWVGLSEKDAMAAQRSVKSVKFPWAASGRAIASGVPYGMTKLVFDTETHRVVGGVIVGPHAGDMIGEICLAIELGADAVDIGRTIHPHPTLGETIGMAAELFEGVCTDVLPIARPGGRALTA; the protein is encoded by the coding sequence ATGACCCAAATATCCGAGATTCGCGTGCCCGATATCGGTGACTTCAAGGATGTCGCGGTCATTGAAGTGCTGATCAAAACAGGTCAGATCATTGTCGAGGACGAGGCTCTCCTGACCGTCGAATCCGAGAAGGCGACCATGGAGATCCCGTCGCCCTCGGCCGGCAGGATCGAGTCTGTCACGGTCAAGGTTGGCGACAAAGTTTCGCAGGGAACTGTGATCGCCAAGATCGTGGGCTCAAAGCCTGCGTCTGCGGAGGATCGAGTGGCGGTGCAGTTGAAGTCGCACGACCCCCAGCTTGCTGCCGAGTTCGACCTCGTGGTGGTCGGGGCAGGGCCGGGCGGCTACTCAGCGGCGTTCCGTGCCGCTGATCTCGGAATGAAAGTTGCCCTGATTGAACGTTACGATGTCCTCGGCGGCGTTTGTCTGAACGTTGGCTGTATCCCTTCGAAGGCGCTGCTCCACGTTGCCGGCGTGAAAGAGGAGGCCCAGCGGATCGCTTCAAGCGGCATCCGATTTGATCCCCCCGTCATCGACCTTGATGCACTCAGATCCTTCAAAAGCGCTACGGTAAAACGTCTGACGGATGGGTTGAGCCAGATGGCGAAGGCACGAAAAGTCGAGATCGTGCACGGATCGGCCAAATTCGAATCGCCGATCCGCTTAAGCGTCACATCGGGCGGCGGCGAGACCCGGGCCGTTGGATTCAAGACATGTGTGATTGCGGCGGGATCCTCGGCCGTCCGATTACCCATGATGCCGAAGGATCCGCGCATCGTCGATTCCACGGGCGCTCTTCAGCTAAGAGAAGTGCCTCGCCGGATGCTGGTGATCGGCGGTGGGATCATCGGCCTTGAGATGGCCACGGTGTACAGCGCGCTCGGCGCTCGTGTCGATGTCGTCGAGCGTCTGCCCGAGCTGTTGTCCGGCGTCGATCCTGATGCGGTTGCGATCTGGCGCAAGAGAAATGCTCATCGCTTTGATCACGTCTGGCTGGGTGCCTCGGTGGAAAGCGCCGAGATCGTCAATGATGAAGTCGTCGTCACGATAAAAGGTGGGGTCCTGGAGAGGCATTCTTACGACCTCGTGCTTCAATCGGCAGGACGAACGCCCAACAGTGATGCACTTGGACTGTCTTCCATCGGACTTGAGCCTGATCAGCGCGGCTTCTTGGCGGTAGACAAGCAAATGCGAACATCCGTCCCAAACATCTTCGCGATAGGCGATATCGTGGGGGGACCGATGCTGGCTCACAAGGCTGTGCACGAGGGGCATGTTGCGGCCGAAGCCGCGGCCGGTCAGAAGAGCTATTTCGATGCCAGCGTTATCCCCAGCGTGGCCTATACCGATCCGGAAATTGCATGGGTGGGCCTGTCGGAAAAAGATGCCATGGCCGCGCAACGGAGCGTGAAATCCGTCAAGTTTCCCTGGGCCGCTTCAGGTCGCGCGATCGCGTCTGGCGTGCCGTACGGGATGACGAAGCTTGTCTTCGATACCGAGACTCATCGCGTGGTCGGGGGAGTAATCGTTGGGCCGCATGCCGGGGATATGATCGGGGAGATATGCCTGGCGATTGAGCTGGGAGCCGATGCGGTCGATATTGGCAGGACGATTCATCCGCATCCAACCTTGGGTGAGACGATAGGTATGGCCGCAGAACTGTTCGAAGGGGTATGTACCGATGTTCTTCCGATCGCCAGACCTGGGGGAAGAGCACTGACCGCCTGA
- a CDS encoding Lrp/AsnC family transcriptional regulator, protein MELDKIDARLLDLMQRNNRLSSEELAAKVGLSASGVQRRLKRLRSEGIIEADVSIISPKAIGRSVTVLVLVYLERARADIVDRFKRAICRMPEVMSGFHVTGRADFALLVTANDLEEYEMFTRRLVRQNPDIKRLETMVVLDRAKAGFTVPLASIACWSPMLT, encoded by the coding sequence ATGGAACTCGACAAAATCGATGCTCGTCTTCTTGACCTCATGCAACGCAATAATCGCTTGAGCAGCGAAGAACTCGCCGCGAAGGTCGGCTTGTCTGCATCTGGAGTTCAGCGTCGATTGAAGCGCTTGCGATCGGAAGGCATCATAGAGGCAGATGTTTCGATCATCTCTCCAAAGGCGATCGGACGGAGCGTGACCGTATTGGTTCTCGTTTATCTTGAGCGCGCTCGGGCTGACATCGTCGATCGCTTCAAGAGAGCAATCTGCAGGATGCCAGAGGTGATGAGCGGATTCCATGTGACCGGCCGCGCCGACTTCGCCCTGCTTGTCACAGCAAATGATTTGGAAGAATATGAGATGTTTACCCGGCGTCTTGTACGCCAAAATCCGGACATCAAGCGCTTGGAAACGATGGTTGTCCTGGACCGAGCCAAAGCAGGATTCACGGTTCCACTGGCTTCAATCGCATGCTGGTCACCAATGTTGACGTGA
- a CDS encoding Crp/Fnr family transcriptional regulator, protein MILARISLQDLAAVGPFLEPVMLRERLVLHEPKKPLEYVYFIESGLVSLRIIAEGSMLETALIGYRGAVGASFLLGGHCSTHQSVVLFPGIAHRIRVDDLRKAMNERPEIQEHLSRYVQALSLHCAQMALCGVRHNLEKRLASWLCLASDAIDSHVLPTTHDYLSSVLGLRRAGVTETLNRFEDKGLIRKSRGVLQIDDRKHLGQRACCCYKLISNAYASPDASIPIAAPAD, encoded by the coding sequence ATGATTCTGGCGAGGATCTCTCTTCAGGATCTTGCCGCGGTTGGGCCGTTCCTTGAGCCGGTCATGCTGCGAGAACGTCTGGTTCTCCACGAACCGAAAAAGCCCCTCGAATACGTCTATTTCATTGAATCGGGCCTTGTTTCCTTAAGAATTATTGCTGAGGGGAGCATGCTTGAAACGGCACTGATCGGATACCGCGGTGCGGTCGGGGCTTCATTCTTGCTCGGTGGGCATTGCTCGACCCATCAATCGGTCGTGCTGTTTCCCGGAATCGCGCACAGAATTCGCGTTGACGATTTGCGCAAGGCGATGAATGAACGCCCGGAAATCCAGGAGCATCTCTCTCGCTATGTGCAAGCGCTGAGCTTGCATTGTGCTCAGATGGCTTTGTGCGGCGTTCGGCATAACCTGGAAAAGCGGCTTGCATCCTGGCTCTGCCTGGCGAGCGATGCGATCGACTCTCATGTCCTGCCAACCACCCATGACTACCTTTCGTCAGTCCTGGGATTGCGCCGCGCCGGGGTAACGGAGACACTAAACCGCTTCGAGGATAAAGGCTTGATTCGCAAGTCACGCGGCGTCCTGCAGATCGACGACCGCAAGCACCTCGGGCAAAGGGCGTGTTGCTGCTATAAGCTCATCTCCAATGCTTATGCCTCGCCCGATGCCAGCATTCCGATAGCGGCACCAGCGGATTAG
- a CDS encoding Xaa-Pro peptidase family protein, protein MGRRIEKLRGEMARLSIDAFVLTDQSNFEYFTGYRSLFWASKSRPFFAVIFADDNAPLIIASTAEARTLNQSVGMPANLRVEFYTGFIEAGLAKLMDSVAPRLPVSGVIGLDYGNDHFGRGSLTLPEMWHARRQDIEIIDGSDTIWTVRMIKSEYEIELKRRAMKVATDAFFTCLETLRIGDTEEQFATSLKREMLAQGAESVPWLPVRFGRADMAYSLRPTTRQLTENDYIWVDIGCVREGYMSDVNRIAKAGTVTGEEQEAYRTIRKLTLDILHSIRPGMTGGDVYRNCERLASLTPFGAPAAAASRIGHGSGIDLTEPPSIMAASKEVIRPGMIIHIEPKYETQLGVFQLEEVAVVRESGVEMLTLAAPETLPTLKVHKGSVQTELVP, encoded by the coding sequence GTGGGACGGCGAATTGAAAAGCTGCGCGGTGAAATGGCGCGCCTGTCGATCGACGCTTTCGTTTTGACGGATCAGTCCAACTTCGAATATTTCACCGGCTACAGGTCGTTGTTCTGGGCCTCCAAATCGCGTCCGTTTTTTGCGGTAATCTTTGCGGACGACAATGCACCACTCATCATTGCGAGCACAGCCGAGGCGCGGACACTTAATCAGTCTGTCGGCATGCCGGCGAACCTGCGCGTCGAATTTTACACCGGGTTCATCGAGGCGGGCCTCGCAAAGCTGATGGACAGTGTCGCGCCCAGACTTCCCGTTTCGGGAGTGATTGGCCTCGATTATGGCAACGACCATTTCGGGCGCGGATCGCTGACACTCCCCGAGATGTGGCACGCGCGTCGGCAAGACATCGAGATCATCGACGGATCGGACACGATCTGGACCGTGCGCATGATCAAATCGGAATATGAAATCGAGCTGAAGCGGCGGGCAATGAAAGTCGCCACTGATGCGTTCTTTACGTGTCTTGAGACGCTTCGGATTGGAGACACAGAGGAGCAGTTCGCCACGTCCCTGAAGCGCGAGATGCTTGCTCAAGGCGCGGAGAGCGTGCCGTGGCTGCCGGTCCGCTTCGGCCGAGCAGACATGGCTTATAGCCTTAGACCCACGACGAGACAGCTGACGGAAAACGATTACATCTGGGTCGATATCGGATGTGTCCGCGAGGGCTACATGTCTGACGTCAATCGCATCGCCAAGGCCGGCACGGTCACGGGTGAAGAACAGGAAGCCTACAGGACTATTCGAAAGCTCACGCTCGACATTCTGCATTCCATCCGGCCCGGGATGACGGGAGGCGATGTGTATAGAAATTGCGAGAGGCTCGCCTCCTTAACGCCATTTGGGGCCCCGGCAGCCGCGGCATCTCGGATTGGACACGGCTCGGGTATCGATCTCACTGAACCGCCCTCAATCATGGCGGCCTCCAAGGAGGTGATCAGACCCGGGATGATCATTCACATAGAGCCCAAATATGAGACCCAGCTCGGCGTCTTCCAGCTCGAGGAGGTTGCTGTGGTACGCGAGTCGGGGGTCGAAATGCTGACCCTAGCTGCGCCCGAGACGCTTCCGACGCTGAAGGTGCATAAGGGCAGCGTGCAAACCGAGTTGGTGCCCTAG
- the ehuB gene encoding ectoine/hydroxyectoine ABC transporter substrate-binding protein EhuB, with product MGLLTSFGLRSWGAVALGVVTVSSVHAETAYQQALRTGSARVAVYNQVPWGVTDEKGEFHGFAVDVLRTALGRMGIGKLEAVSTEFSALIPALQAHRADAVTAGLFVTPERCRLVAFGDPDIKMTDALLVKTGNPKNLHSYEDVAKNSAATIATARGFSTAADALAAGVPKDRQILFPDNQAAISALIAGRVDAVSATAASIAALYDDLKTRGIERAVPFVAKRDASGQPHFNYAAVAFRQEDADFRDAYNVQLKAMKTDGALLKILQKYGFSEAEMPDAMSSDVCGR from the coding sequence ATGGGCTTGTTGACATCATTTGGTTTGCGCTCCTGGGGCGCGGTCGCGCTTGGGGTGGTTACGGTGAGCTCGGTACATGCGGAAACCGCATACCAGCAGGCTCTCCGCACCGGTTCGGCGCGCGTGGCGGTCTATAACCAGGTGCCCTGGGGAGTAACCGACGAGAAGGGGGAGTTTCACGGGTTCGCCGTCGATGTGCTTCGGACAGCGCTCGGGCGGATGGGCATAGGGAAACTCGAGGCTGTCAGCACAGAGTTTTCTGCCCTGATCCCCGCACTCCAGGCACACCGGGCCGACGCCGTGACTGCCGGGCTGTTCGTCACCCCCGAGCGCTGCCGGCTTGTGGCATTCGGTGATCCCGACATCAAAATGACGGATGCTCTGCTGGTGAAGACCGGCAATCCCAAGAACTTGCACAGCTATGAGGATGTCGCCAAGAACTCGGCTGCGACAATTGCAACGGCTCGCGGCTTTAGTACGGCCGCGGATGCATTGGCTGCCGGGGTGCCCAAGGACCGGCAGATCCTGTTTCCCGATAATCAGGCCGCGATCTCGGCGCTGATCGCCGGCCGGGTTGATGCGGTGTCGGCGACGGCGGCCTCTATTGCGGCTCTCTATGATGATCTCAAAACCAGGGGCATTGAGCGCGCTGTCCCCTTTGTCGCCAAGCGGGACGCTTCGGGCCAACCGCATTTCAACTACGCAGCCGTCGCATTCCGCCAGGAGGATGCCGACTTTCGTGATGCCTATAATGTGCAGTTGAAGGCGATGAAGACAGACGGCGCACTCCTGAAGATACTGCAGAAATATGGATTCTCGGAAGCCGAGATGCCTGACGCGATGTCTTCGGACGTGTGCGGCAGATGA
- a CDS encoding GlxA family transcriptional regulator yields MSELAGRLTQTMGFLLLPDFALMSYASATEPLRAANLLAGQFLYDVRPLSLDGAAVASSSGAVVPCQRLDQSLLHTIFVCAGGNPSSLGSAALYAALRQLSRSGVRLGGISGGPYILAAAGLLDGRDFTIHWEHAAALIEAFPHLAPRQARFVLDGNRITCGGGVAPLDMMHALIADRMGADFARRVSDWYLHTQVAEPAAPQRASAAERFGVNHPVLLNILEKMEAAIEQPLDRSQMAIYAGVSQRHLDRLFSQHLNAGYLEVYRNLRLAHARRLLQQSPLSVSEIAFATGFSSASHFSRTYATLFGKTPKKERR; encoded by the coding sequence ATGAGCGAGCTAGCCGGCAGATTGACGCAAACCATGGGCTTCCTGTTGCTGCCCGACTTCGCGCTGATGTCCTATGCTTCTGCAACCGAGCCGTTGCGCGCCGCCAACCTGCTTGCCGGCCAGTTTCTCTATGATGTCAGGCCGCTATCCCTGGATGGAGCCGCGGTCGCGAGTTCATCGGGCGCCGTCGTCCCTTGCCAGCGTCTCGATCAATCGTTGCTGCACACGATTTTCGTATGCGCAGGTGGAAATCCCTCGAGCTTGGGATCCGCAGCGCTTTACGCGGCTCTTCGTCAGCTGTCGCGAAGCGGCGTCCGGCTAGGAGGAATTTCAGGCGGACCTTACATCCTGGCGGCAGCGGGACTCCTCGACGGGCGGGATTTTACCATCCACTGGGAGCACGCGGCGGCGCTGATCGAGGCCTTCCCTCATCTTGCTCCAAGGCAGGCTCGCTTCGTGCTCGACGGAAACCGTATCACCTGCGGGGGCGGCGTGGCGCCATTGGACATGATGCATGCCCTCATCGCCGACCGGATGGGCGCAGATTTTGCCCGACGCGTCAGCGATTGGTATCTTCACACCCAAGTAGCCGAGCCGGCCGCACCGCAACGCGCCTCGGCCGCGGAGCGTTTCGGGGTCAATCATCCCGTCCTGCTGAACATACTGGAGAAGATGGAGGCTGCGATCGAGCAGCCGCTCGATCGCTCGCAGATGGCCATCTATGCGGGCGTCAGCCAGCGCCACCTGGACCGCCTTTTCTCCCAACATCTCAATGCAGGATACCTAGAGGTCTATCGAAACTTGCGGCTGGCACACGCCCGACGATTGCTGCAGCAGAGCCCGCTGTCCGTGTCCGAGATCGCATTCGCCACTGGCTTCTCCAGCGCATCACACTTTTCACGCACCTATGCAACCCTGTTCGGTAAGACTCCAAAAAAAGAGCGCCGATAA